A stretch of DNA from Granulicella pectinivorans:
TCGGCCGTCCATGCGGGTCGATCCCACTGGCCCAGTTCTGTTGCACCGCGAACTGCTTCGATGCAAGATACGTCCCGTCCGTGCGATCGAGTATGTAAAGAAAACCGTTACGATTTGCCTGCACGATCAGCTTCCGCGGTTTGCCCTCGTACACCGTATCGATGAGCACCGGCGTCTCGGTCGCATCATAGTCGTTCACGTCATGCGGCGTGAACTGGAAGTGCCACCGCAGCTCGCCTGTATCGGGATCGAGCGCGATCAACGATGCCGTGTAGAGATTGTCCCCCTCACGCACTGAGCCATCGAAGTCCGGCGACGGATTCCCCGTGCCCCAGAAGATCGTATTAAGCGCCGGATCGTATGTGCCGGGCATCCACGTCGTGCCGCCGCCATGCTTGTAAACGTCACCCGCGGGCCACGTCTCGGAGCCGGGCTCACCGGGGGAGGGAACCGTCCAGAAACGCCACGCCTCTTTCCCTGTCTCCGCATCGAACGCAGCGACGAAGCCCCGCACGCCGTCGTCCCCGCCCGAGGTGCCCACCAGCACCTTGTCCTTCACAATCAACGGCGCGCTCGTCGCCCCGTAGTTGCGGTTGTCCTGCGCGTAAGCGACATCCCAGATCTGGTTGCCGGAACGCGCATCGAGACAAAGCAGATGCGCATTGTCGGTCTCCATGTAGAGCCTCGTACCCAGCACCGCGACACCGCGATTGATGTGCCCCGATGCATCGTCGATCAACCCGGTGGAGACAGGCCGCGCATGATGCCACAGTGTCTTTCCCGTCATTGCATCGAGCGCATACGCATCGTTCGAACCCGTCACGAACATCACGCCCGCAACCACCACAGGCGTTACCTGCAGGATCCCCGCGTTGTTCGAGTGAAAGATCCACTCCGGACGAAGCTGATGCGCGTTCTTCGGCGTCACCTGCGTGAGACTGGAGTAGCGACGTCCCGTATAGTCGCCGTTGTACGAGAGCCAGTCGGCCCCCACCACGGTCCTGGTCAGGTCGGACGTCCTGACGTCCACCACGCCCTGAGCATGCAGCGCCGACGCGGCAAAGAGTACAAGCAGAAAGCGGATCATGGTCTCCTCCGGCGTGCAGGCCTGGGCGGCGCATCGCTCGCAGTGACGACGAGGTAGCTGATGAGATCTTCGAAGTCTTCGCTGGAGAGGCGCGTCGCATAGTCGTTCGGCATCACCGAATGACCGGTATGCCGCACGCTCCTGAGACTCGCCTTCGCAAACGTACGAAAGGCACCCTCGTTGGTCTGGATCGTGATGGTGAAGTTGTCCTCGGCACGCACGGCGCCGGAGAGGCTCGTCCCGTTCGGGAGAATCAGCTCGGCCACGGTATACATGGGCTGAAGCCGGCGGTCCGGCTCCATGATGTCGAGGCGAATCTCTTCGTTGGTAATGCCGCTCGCATAAGCGCTCAGGTCCGGACCGAGAAAGCCTCCGGCACCTTTGACCATGTGGCACCGCGCACACGCGGCCTTGCCGAAGAAGAGAGCCTTGCCCG
This window harbors:
- a CDS encoding PQQ-binding-like beta-propeller repeat protein yields the protein MIRFLLVLFAASALHAQGVVDVRTSDLTRTVVGADWLSYNGDYTGRRYSSLTQVTPKNAHQLRPEWIFHSNNAGILQVTPVVVAGVMFVTGSNDAYALDAMTGKTLWHHARPVSTGLIDDASGHINRGVAVLGTRLYMETDNAHLLCLDARSGNQIWDVAYAQDNRNYGATSAPLIVKDKVLVGTSGGDDGVRGFVAAFDAETGKEAWRFWTVPSPGEPGSETWPAGDVYKHGGGTTWMPGTYDPALNTIFWGTGNPSPDFDGSVREGDNLYTASLIALDPDTGELRWHFQFTPHDVNDYDATETPVLIDTVYEGKPRKLIVQANRNGFLYILDRTDGTYLASKQFAVQQNWASGIDPHGRPIRTDLQPSKEGTRMCPSYAGGTNWYSPTYSERTHLFYFIAFDECSVVKAKTEAFEEGKAYYSTGASSPPGERGKKILMAYDPIRNAFAWTSPQTGPGRSSAGVMSTASGLVAFGDDAEEFEVVDGLTGAPLYHFNTGQPLHSSPISYAVEGRQYFAIAAGNDLFTFALPPLEPVWK
- a CDS encoding c-type cytochrome; this translates as MATRRSRAGALLLLFSGVLSLHAQTKTDAAAGAQTFSRNCAGCHGADGRGGERAPNIATNRLISDRSAEDLEAVVQNGVAGKGMPGFGYLGAQGVSDVVAYLRVLQGKDIVLKTTGDPAAGKALFFGKAACARCHMVKGAGGFLGPDLSAYASGITNEEIRLDIMEPDRRLQPMYTVAELILPNGTSLSGAVRAEDNFTITIQTNEGAFRTFAKASLRSVRHTGHSVMPNDYATRLSSEDFEDLISYLVVTASDAPPRPARRRRP